A genomic region of Macaca thibetana thibetana isolate TM-01 chromosome 14, ASM2454274v1, whole genome shotgun sequence contains the following coding sequences:
- the LIPT2 gene encoding putative lipoyltransferase 2, mitochondrial isoform X2 → MRQPAVRLVRLGRVPYAELLGLQDRWLRRLQAEPGTEASSGTEAGALLLCEPAGPVYTAGLRGGLTPEETARLRALGAEVRVTGRGGLATFHGPGQLLCHPVLDLRRLGLRLRMHVAALEACAVRLCELQGLQDARARSPPYTGVWLDDRKICAIGERRGAGRDLRAGESAVEGTSRPTAWLSTALRTSRGLSTLCPVDWLGQASLP, encoded by the exons ATGCGGCAACCCGCGGTTCGGCTGGTGCGCCTGGGTCGGGTGCCGTACGCCGAGCTGCTGGGGCTGCAGGACCGCTGGCTGCGGCGGCTACAGGCCGAGCCAGGCACTGAAGCCTCGTCGGGGACTGAGGCGGGCGCGCTCCTGCTCTGCGAGCCCGCGGGGCCCGTGTACACGGCCGGGCTGCGCGGCGGCCTGACGCCCGAGGAAACTGCGCGGCTACGGGCCTTGGGCGCCGAGGTGCGCGTCACAGGCCGCGGTGGCCTGGCCACCTTCCACGGCCCGGGCCAGCTGCTTTGCCACCCGGTACTCGACCTGCGGCGTCTCGGTCTGCGCTTGCGCATGCACGTAGCGGCGCTGGAGGCGTGCGCCGTGCGCCTGTGCGAGCTCCAGGGCCTGCAGGATGCCCGCGCGCGGTCCCCGCCCTACACCGGCGTCTGGCTGGACGATCGCAAGATCTGCGCGATCGGTGAGCGCCGCGGCGCAGGGCGGGACCTGAGAGCCGGG GAGTCCGCTGTGGAAGGCACATCACGTCCCACGGCCTGGCTCTCAACTGCTCTACGGACCTCACGTGGTTTGAGCACATTGTGCCCTGTGGACTGGTTGGGACAGGCGTCACTTCCTTGA
- the LIPT2 gene encoding putative lipoyltransferase 2, mitochondrial isoform X1 has protein sequence MRQPAVRLVRLGRVPYAELLGLQDRWLRRLQAEPGTEASSGTEAGALLLCEPAGPVYTAGLRGGLTPEETARLRALGAEVRVTGRGGLATFHGPGQLLCHPVLDLRRLGLRLRMHVAALEACAVRLCELQGLQDARARSPPYTGVWLDDRKICAIGVRCGRHITSHGLALNCSTDLTWFEHIVPCGLVGTGVTSLSKELQRHVTVDEVMPPFLVAFKEIYKCTLISEDSPN, from the exons ATGCGGCAACCCGCGGTTCGGCTGGTGCGCCTGGGTCGGGTGCCGTACGCCGAGCTGCTGGGGCTGCAGGACCGCTGGCTGCGGCGGCTACAGGCCGAGCCAGGCACTGAAGCCTCGTCGGGGACTGAGGCGGGCGCGCTCCTGCTCTGCGAGCCCGCGGGGCCCGTGTACACGGCCGGGCTGCGCGGCGGCCTGACGCCCGAGGAAACTGCGCGGCTACGGGCCTTGGGCGCCGAGGTGCGCGTCACAGGCCGCGGTGGCCTGGCCACCTTCCACGGCCCGGGCCAGCTGCTTTGCCACCCGGTACTCGACCTGCGGCGTCTCGGTCTGCGCTTGCGCATGCACGTAGCGGCGCTGGAGGCGTGCGCCGTGCGCCTGTGCGAGCTCCAGGGCCTGCAGGATGCCCGCGCGCGGTCCCCGCCCTACACCGGCGTCTGGCTGGACGATCGCAAGATCTGCGCGATCG GAGTCCGCTGTGGAAGGCACATCACGTCCCACGGCCTGGCTCTCAACTGCTCTACGGACCTCACGTGGTTTGAGCACATTGTGCCCTGTGGACTGGTTGGGACAGGCGTCACTTCCTTGAGTAAGGAGCTCCAGAGGCACGTCACCGTGGATGAAGTAATGCCACCTTTCCTTGTGGCCTTTAAGGAGATCTACAAGTGCACACTGATCTCAGAGGACAGCCCCAACTGA
- the LOC126935102 gene encoding uncharacterized protein LOC126935102, with the protein MSKRSEDTPVNISDKKKRKHLCLSIAQKVKLLEKLDSGVSVKHLTEEYGVGMTTIYDLKKQKDKLLKFYAESDEQILLKNRKTLHKAKNEDLDRVLKEWIRQRLSEHMPLNGVLIMKQAKIYHNELKIEGNCEYSTGWLQKFKKRHGIKFLKICGNKASAGREAAEKFTGKFSNDDEQDGNLEGFCMSSEKKIMSDLLTYTKNIHPETVSKLEEEDIKDVFNSNNEVPIVHSLSNGEVTKMVLNQGDHDSNDNEDDVNTAEKVPIDDMVKMCDGLIKGLEQHAFITEQEIMSVYKIKERLLRQKASLMRQMTLKETFKKAIQRNASSSLQNPLLGPSTASDASSHLKIKYSVQ; encoded by the coding sequence atgtcaaaaagatCTGAAGATACCCCTGTGAATATCAGtgataagaaaaagaggaagcattTATGTTTATCTATAGCACAGAAAGTCAAGTTGTTGGAGAAACTGGACAGTGGTGTAAGTGTGAAACATCTTACAGAAGAGTATGGTGTTGGAATGACCACCATATATGacctgaagaaacagaaggataAACTATTGAAGTTTTATGCTGAAAGTGATGAGCAGATActattgaaaaatagaaaaacacttcATAAAGCTAAAAATGAAGATCTTGATCGTGTATTGAAAGAGTGGATCCGTCAGCGTCTCAGTGAACACATGCCACTTAATGGTGTGCTGATCATGAAACAAGCAAAGATCTATCACAATGAACTAAAAATTGAGGGGAACTGTGAATATTCAACAGGCTGGttgcagaaatttaagaaaagacatggcattaaatttttaaagatttgtggcAATAAAGCATCTGCTGGTCGTGAAGCAGCAGAGAAGTTTACTGGCAAGTTCAGTAATGATGATGAACAAGATGGTAACTTGGAAGGATTCTGTAtgtcaagtgagaaaaaaataatgtctgaCCTCCTTACgtatacaaaaaatatacatcCAGAGACTGTCAGTAAGCTGGAAGAAGAGGATATCAAAGATGTTTTTAACAGTAATAACGAGGTTCCAATTGTTCATTCATTGTCCAATGGTGAAGTAACAAAAATGGTTCTGAATCAAGGTGATCATGATAGTAATGATAATGAAGATGATGTTAACACTGCAGAAAAAGTGCCTATAGATGACATGGTAAAAATGTGTGATGGGCTTATTAAAGGACTAGAACAGCATGCATTCATAACAGAACAAGAAATCATGtcagtttataaaatcaaagagagaCTTCTAAGACAAAAAGCGTCATTAATGAGGCAGATGactctgaaagaaacatttaaaaaagccATCCAGAGGAATGCTTCTTCCTCTCTACAGAACCCACTTCTTGGTCCCTCAACTGCTTCTGATGCTTCTTctcacctaaaaataaaatacagtgtacAGTAA